The genomic interval AAATGTCCACAAAAGTTTTGGTCCGTCGACTTCTAAAAAATACATATGTTCTCATTTTATATTATCCAATTTGTCATgtcaatttctatcgatttgcaaaaagaatttgaaaatatctCTATATTCTTTTTTCAAATAACTTGACAGTCTAATTCTTTTTGTCTACGATCAGAAAACAATGAACAATTCTTACTTGTGAAACACGCTAATTTTGCATAAAATTTATAGAATAATTTCCATTTCGACTGggaaatcaaaacatttttcgatGGATGGTGGGTGTGACAGTTTATAACGACTTGTGGGCATTAGACTAGGCGTGGCAAAAACCAAAAGGCGTCACTAGAATATGCAtgttgaatttaattttctagctCTTATAGTTATTGAAATCTATTCTATCTatactaaaaataaataattatttgtatCTTTTCAGAACTAAACAAGAATCCAGTGGAAGGATTCTCCGCTGGTTTAATTGATGAGAATGATATATTTCGCTGGGAAGTTTTAATAATTGGACCGCCAGATACACTGTAGTATGCTatgaaaatttttattattattatatttatgcaACAATCACTGTAGACGCTAGTCCAATCAATGTACGTTAACGCGAATACTAGACATGCatgaaaaaatgaaattctCTTGTGGTTGTCCCATTGACaccaacaaaaacaagagagaatgatatagtatagtatagtgTGAATTTtggatattggggaataaaatgagtaAGCAATTCAGTTGTTAACTTACATCTAAATGCTTTATAGTAGGCGTCCAAAAGCCTACCATTGAATGCTTCTATCAAGCTTCTCCaagttgaaaaaaaaaatttgcgtGGTTCTGCGGAAAAAGAAGCACTTAGTAATACTTCTTTCCCTCGACACGTTCCGAGCTTCCGACTGTGATTTTTGTAGTGTGCCCATGTGCAACACACGATATTTTCAGTAATTGCGCCCAGTAACTAATGTTTACTGCTTCCATGCCCCACCATGGTCAGCTCGATAATTGGCATATTGCTACCAAACTATTAAGTCAAAATTGTACAAGTGCTACAGTTAGACAGAATTCCCCGATTTCTCCAAATACAGTGATGCAAAATCCAATTATTTACTGCATAGCTCCGGATGCTACAAGATTTTCCGAGCAATCGACTTGTACTTCGATTTAATAATGTTTCTGAGACAAACAACATGACGGTTGCTCACCACCGCATTGGTGAAAAATGTTTACTCCATTTAAAATCGGGCTCCAATATAGAGTATACTACTGCGGTAGTATATATATCCGGTTCCTCCAAGCACTTAAGCTAGTCTTATATGGTATTCCATTTCAAATAAACTCTTTAAAACTGCATAAAAAGGGCAGCAACTCCGATATTACCCATTATCATTGCATAGCTAAACTAAGTACTTTCCTTTAAACGTGGACTTACTTAAAGACGATCATGAGCCCACCACCTTTATTGGCCAAGGCCGACTGTCAGGACCGTCTTCAGGAATGTTTTTGAATTGGTTAATCATAACCTACTGATGACCAAGAATTCAGTCCTACTTAACGAACCGTGTTCAACGAGTATGATTTTATaacatattttgaaatatgGTCTCGGGTATCTGATTTTATAACATGTTTTGAAATATGTTCTCGGGTATCTGATTTTATaacatattttgaaatatgGTCTCGGGTATCGTCATGGCAGGCTATTTGTCCAGTATTAATCGGTCTGCTTATTAACGATCTTTCTCAAGTCTTAATGAATATGGATGGCCTTAAGTTTCGATTGCGCATAGTCTCAGCAGCTTAAGTTCGTCCTAAACTACTCGGTTATACTTCTCTCTCGCACTACCATTTCAAAAACCGGGTGTCTAACACTCGCGGCACTTGTATGTAACTCCCATTACTATAATAcgattttgtattatttaatagTGCTTATATATTCAAATAATCTTTCTTTTTTAATCGCAGCGAAGGAGGATTCTTTAAAGCTCATCTTTACTTTCCTAAGGAATATCCGTTGCGTCCTCCTCGAATGAAGTTTGTTACAGAAATTTGGCACCCAAATATTGAGAAGAACGGAGATGTCTGTATTTCTATTTTACATGAGCCCGGAGACGATAAATGGGGCTACGAAAAAGCATCGGAGCGGTGGTTACCCGTGCATACAGTGGAGACTATCTTGATATCTGTAATATCAATGCTGGCCGACCCGAACGATGAGTCTCCAGCAAACGTAGATGCTGCCAAGGAATGGCGAGAATCCTATACCGACTTTAAACGCAAAGTTGCTCGCTGCGTCAGAAAAAGTCAGGAGGAGTGCTCGTGAAGCGGCCCGCcctatatttgtatatttatattaaacattttatacaTTAAAAGGATTAACTTAAATATGTACACATCTTAGGTTTTCTTTTGTCGAGGGAGAAGAAttggttaaaaaaaaagtacatTATGTCAATTATTACTGTGTTTAAGAGGTGCCCATTTCACCTACACGATTTGAAATCGCAAAATCGGTACTCCGGTTACCGAATTCGGAAAATTTTTTCGATTTGTAAAACGTGCACTTTTGTCTGGCCGAAATGAAAGGTAAATGCCcttttttatatcaaatcaGATCTTATTTATTAAGGGAAGAAAATACTTTACTCAGAGGTGTATTGATGGATATTCCACATCACCACAAGATCATTCTGCcactttaataaaaattatttccGACCTCAAATTTAACAAGCAAAATTTTGCCGTCTGCAACAAAAATTTTCGATTTGGCTGCCAAGGGGTCGATTGATACGTCGCCAAAAGTTATCGCGGAGGCGGGCTGGTGAAACGAAACAGGTAGGTAGAAATacctataaaatataaaaaaaatcattaattaattttaatttaaacttaaatggtaAAAGTGCATTAAAACAGTAATTGCGAACATTGGTATTAAAACTGTGAAAAGGGTTGCCGCTCTATTTTCTGGAAAACAGCTTAAACGGTAAACGTTTACAAAACATGGCGATAGCAAAAAGTTTccgaaagccaaaaaaaaaaaaaaacgaaatcgaACATTTTTGCCCAATTCGAAatcgaaaaataaatttataaataaataaaccgaATCATGCCGGAATAAAAAACACTATAATCAAACAActaaaaacaacacaaaacaatacaaaaataaactgAGGTATATTTAGAATTATAAAGTATAGAAAAGTATTGATGAGCACTTATTGCTACAAAGACGAGttcttattgttgtttttgcaaaattaaaAGTATACTACAGTATATGAGTATAGTTATTAGAAAGTAATGATGTCCTTTGTACAgatgcattttttattttgtgttggAAAGGTCACGTATTGTAGCGCTGTCTTTTATGCAGGCTAACTTTGGCGCCCGGAGTTCCTTAGCTCTGCTAAATAAATGAACTttgtgcattttattttttttgctcaTCTTGTTGTGCTCATTTATTGGACTTGTATTCTTTGTCGTTGAGTTTGTCGCCTTGTAGACATTTTTTGAGGATTTGATCAAATTTGATGCATTTAAAACACTTTCTGCCTTCCTCTCTGTTGACGCAGTCACTTGAAACATTTGCTTCTTATGTCATTTTAAAACATCGTCTACAGCTTgagctttttttttgtattcagAGTGCCAACGCCTGTCTTGGCTTTTAAAATAATAGTCTGATTGGACGTCCTGAAGTTTATGTTTGAACTCAGTCACATTTTTGGCTCGATGACGAGGGATAAAATTCCGTTGATCGCATATTGGATATGAACATAGTCTTTAACAATTCCACGAAATGGAATATCTTTCATGCTATAAAAATATTCCTAAACCAagtgttcgggtgatttttggccggatagtatggtggtaaaagagatCGAAGCAAAGATCAAAAATAGGAAAAAGGGGCCCgcgggaattaaacttccctcaacaggtgcatttttaatttcgcATCGATACTATTATTGATTTTATTAGTCGTTACTGAATCATTGTtctgtaatatttttttttttttttttttttttttttttattcgcacgggtcccacggccacacctcccgcccaaccgaccgaggggcgctgccgtgtatcgtacggctcgattcgcgagaagatatagacgcgatataaaaaatagaataggaaagaggaaatgaatataatgtggaataactatgttaaatatta from Drosophila mauritiana strain mau12 chromosome 3L, ASM438214v1, whole genome shotgun sequence carries:
- the LOC117141768 gene encoding ubiquitin-conjugating enzyme E2 G1, producing MSELQSSLLLKKQLAELNKNPVEGFSAGLIDENDIFRWEVLIIGPPDTLYEGGFFKAHLYFPKEYPLRPPRMKFVTEIWHPNIEKNGDVCISILHEPGDDKWGYEKASERWLPVHTVETILISVISMLADPNDESPANVDAAKEWRESYTDFKRKVARCVRKSQEECS